Proteins encoded by one window of Blautia faecicola:
- a CDS encoding Na/Pi cotransporter family protein, producing the protein MNENVKVVFGLIGGLALFLYGMNSMSDALQKAAGEKMKKILEFLTKNPIMGALAGALVTAVLQSSSATTVMVIGFVSAGLMSLPQAISVIFGANIGTTMTAQLMAFKISDYIYPLIFIGFMLNFLGKKEKVKNIGMVIFSFGLLFEGIEIMGSVMKPLAGSPIFVDLMGKVSSVPVLGVVLGAVMTLVVQSSSATIAVLQSFASQAGPDGVSSVIGLTGAIPILLGDNIGTTITALLASIGQSKDAKRTAIAHSFFNITGTCVFIWIIPWFAQFIRYISPKGNEIDVISRQIANAHTTFNVVCTLVWLPLIPIMVKIVTTIIRGEDKNTGVVYEPKYLDNKVIDQPVAAMYLVSQELENLAGFAVHMLNSLKGSLNQKKTSAAYEKFKNQLDIVQHLQEEITDYITKLFSSGNLTELQSEQTAGLLYVTNNIERIADRCQDIDSIWMKIQDDGMSFSEEAGKEIENCIDVLLSLLRQAMTAVKQGSEEEAELVFKNKKKLHKAEKKFNKAHLNRVKNQKCDPAMTGYFSGILYNLDRAADNCVSIAEEALDNQGYVKLGEAARNFATPSAVVEAV; encoded by the coding sequence ATGAATGAAAATGTAAAAGTAGTATTTGGGCTGATTGGTGGGTTGGCGCTGTTCCTTTATGGAATGAACAGTATGAGTGATGCGCTGCAAAAGGCAGCCGGAGAAAAGATGAAGAAGATTCTGGAATTTCTCACGAAGAATCCGATCATGGGAGCGCTGGCCGGAGCCCTGGTTACGGCTGTGTTACAGAGCAGTTCGGCAACTACCGTTATGGTCATCGGCTTTGTAAGTGCCGGACTGATGAGCCTGCCACAGGCGATTTCCGTTATCTTTGGAGCCAACATCGGTACGACGATGACTGCCCAGCTGATGGCATTCAAAATCAGTGATTACATTTATCCGTTGATCTTCATCGGATTCATGCTGAACTTCTTAGGGAAAAAAGAAAAGGTTAAAAATATTGGTATGGTTATCTTTTCTTTCGGACTTTTGTTTGAAGGAATCGAGATCATGGGCAGCGTTATGAAACCACTGGCAGGAAGCCCGATCTTTGTAGATCTGATGGGAAAAGTATCTTCTGTTCCGGTGCTGGGTGTTGTCCTCGGTGCGGTGATGACTCTGGTGGTACAGAGTTCCTCTGCAACGATCGCAGTCCTTCAGAGCTTTGCTTCCCAGGCAGGACCGGACGGTGTCAGCAGCGTGATCGGACTGACAGGAGCGATTCCGATTTTGCTTGGCGATAATATCGGTACGACGATCACAGCACTTCTGGCATCCATCGGACAATCCAAAGATGCAAAACGTACCGCAATTGCACACAGCTTTTTCAATATCACGGGTACCTGCGTATTTATCTGGATCATTCCGTGGTTTGCACAATTTATACGTTATATCTCTCCAAAAGGAAATGAGATCGATGTGATCTCCCGCCAGATTGCCAATGCACATACGACATTCAACGTGGTCTGTACGCTGGTATGGCTGCCGCTGATCCCGATTATGGTGAAGATCGTTACCACGATTATACGCGGAGAAGATAAGAACACAGGTGTAGTTTATGAACCGAAGTATCTGGATAACAAAGTGATTGATCAGCCGGTGGCTGCGATGTATCTGGTATCTCAGGAACTGGAGAATCTGGCAGGATTTGCCGTACATATGCTGAACAGCCTGAAAGGTTCTCTGAATCAGAAAAAGACCTCAGCTGCATATGAAAAATTCAAAAATCAGCTGGATATCGTCCAGCACCTGCAGGAAGAAATCACGGACTATATCACCAAATTGTTTTCCAGTGGTAATCTGACAGAGCTTCAGTCTGAACAAACAGCAGGACTTCTGTATGTAACCAACAATATCGAACGTATCGCCGACCGGTGTCAGGATATCGACAGCATCTGGATGAAAATCCAGGACGATGGCATGAGCTTTTCCGAGGAAGCCGGTAAGGAGATTGAAAATTGTATCGATGTCCTTCTGTCTCTGCTGCGTCAGGCGATGACAGCGGTAAAACAGGGCAGCGAAGAGGAAGCGGAACTGGTATTTAAAAATAAAAAGAAACTGCATAAAGCAGAAAAGAAATTCAACAAAGCCCACTTGAACCGCGTAAAGAATCAGAAATGCGATCCGGCGATGACCGGCTACTTCTCCGGCATCCTCTACAACCTGGACCGAGCTGCAGACAACTGCGTAAGTATCGCAGAAGAAGCTCTGGATAATCAGGGATATGTAAAATTAGGCGAAGCTGCCAGAAACTTTGCAACACCGTCTGCGGTTGTGGAGGCTGTGTAA
- a CDS encoding DEAD/DEAH box helicase, which yields MVRAADSDNFLIQHTDFSLREQVNYPNGGISRFYDNGIDMVIIDENICDHNPGEPVFSYMLITNKQNSYIHQFKRVFRFLGYIQSEVDSYLANDEMTLPEDYRITVGDRAEQADASPLEIHFEDSFSNTYGMNALRYLTREYGICDENGNNYFLDYFIRTQNERYAVEENGLSFHHPQIIGEEKYKKQLKKQNTCVLWGIKLFRFSKEDCAFQNRIEDDIKQYFGKDTTAFVDDGLKIDRKVELYEHQTISLQEIQKRRMAGIKAFLIVLPTASGKSRIVEEDLREFAKEKPGFRGLILVPGINILADWRARVQESVPELAEKIEIRTYAYMCRHYTEFPADYYNYIVVDEAHHAVAPMLKRVIQYYEADFTVGLTATDQRPDKKKLETVFGTYSTSLSLKEAMEKGIVARANVYRIETNIDLSKVRFNGKDYINADLEKRIRVTSRNELIVNVLQEYFGDGEAARRQGVIFCVNVAHANEMAKLLNKANITAASYTRQTKNPAAVMADFKQKKIRFLCACNMISEGWDYPELGILVMARPTLR from the coding sequence ATGGTGAGAGCAGCAGATAGCGATAATTTTCTGATACAACATACAGATTTTTCTTTGAGAGAACAGGTGAACTACCCGAATGGTGGAATATCAAGATTTTATGATAATGGCATCGATATGGTCATTATTGATGAAAATATTTGTGACCATAACCCGGGTGAGCCTGTTTTTTCTTATATGCTTATTACAAACAAACAGAACAGTTATATCCATCAGTTTAAAAGAGTTTTTCGTTTCTTAGGTTATATACAGTCTGAAGTTGACAGCTATCTTGCTAACGATGAAATGACATTACCTGAAGATTACAGGATAACCGTTGGGGACCGGGCAGAACAGGCGGATGCATCACCTCTGGAGATCCATTTTGAGGATAGCTTTTCAAATACCTACGGTATGAATGCGCTCAGATATTTGACACGCGAATATGGAATCTGTGATGAAAACGGAAACAATTATTTTCTCGATTATTTTATCAGAACACAGAATGAAAGATACGCTGTAGAAGAAAATGGACTGAGTTTTCATCATCCACAGATTATCGGAGAAGAAAAATACAAAAAACAGTTGAAGAAACAGAATACCTGTGTTTTATGGGGAATCAAACTGTTCCGATTTTCAAAAGAAGATTGTGCGTTTCAAAATCGAATCGAAGATGATATCAAACAATATTTCGGAAAAGATACCACAGCATTTGTCGATGACGGATTGAAAATCGACAGAAAAGTGGAATTATATGAACACCAGACGATCAGTTTACAGGAAATACAAAAACGTAGAATGGCAGGTATCAAAGCATTTTTGATCGTATTACCAACGGCATCCGGAAAATCCAGGATTGTAGAGGAAGACCTGCGCGAATTTGCAAAAGAAAAACCGGGATTCAGAGGACTGATACTGGTTCCGGGAATCAATATTCTTGCGGACTGGAGGGCAAGAGTACAGGAATCCGTACCGGAACTGGCAGAGAAAATTGAGATCAGAACCTATGCCTATATGTGCAGACATTATACGGAATTTCCAGCAGATTATTACAATTATATCGTAGTGGATGAGGCGCATCATGCGGTTGCACCGATGCTGAAAAGAGTGATTCAGTATTATGAGGCGGATTTTACGGTTGGACTTACCGCAACGGATCAGCGTCCGGATAAGAAAAAACTGGAAACAGTTTTCGGAACATACTCCACTTCGTTATCCTTAAAAGAAGCCATGGAAAAAGGAATCGTTGCCCGGGCAAATGTTTACAGGATCGAAACAAATATTGATCTTTCAAAAGTCCGATTCAACGGAAAAGACTATATCAATGCAGATCTTGAAAAAAGAATACGGGTTACTTCAAGAAATGAGCTGATTGTCAATGTCCTTCAGGAATATTTTGGAGACGGAGAAGCTGCCAGACGGCAGGGAGTCATCTTTTGTGTCAATGTTGCCCATGCAAATGAGATGGCAAAACTACTCAACAAAGCCAATATCACTGCAGCCAGCTACACCAGACAGACAAAGAATCCGGCGGCTGTTATGGCAGATTTTAAACAGAAGAAGATTCGGTTTTTGTGTGCCTGTAATATGATCTCCGAGGGCTGGGACTATCCGGAACTGGGAATTCTCGTTATGGCAAGACCTACGCTTCGCTGA
- a CDS encoding DUF3786 domain-containing protein, with amino-acid sequence MSNYETMKDRMSSHFLEYDQEKMIRKFALEHDEKYLYIFFVGRKYRINRITGGITWSVDEFQTEENANYNEAMTIYDVLCNSKEYCHPAHEWVHIGSLSTVRGGNLANDSNFFKDAGKKFDGKTAELAKACERLHGIKMEKDDVAYQLEMFSFLLVVLRFWESDDEFPASLQVLVDRNILEYMHYETVMFAIGHLLERVGEEMERK; translated from the coding sequence ATGTCAAACTATGAAACGATGAAAGACCGTATGTCCTCCCATTTCCTGGAATACGATCAGGAAAAAATGATCCGGAAATTTGCTCTGGAGCATGATGAAAAGTATCTCTATATTTTCTTTGTAGGAAGAAAATACCGGATTAACCGCATCACCGGAGGAATCACCTGGTCTGTGGATGAATTCCAGACGGAAGAAAATGCAAATTACAACGAAGCCATGACAATTTACGATGTCCTGTGTAATTCCAAAGAATACTGTCATCCCGCCCATGAATGGGTTCATATCGGCAGCCTTTCTACGGTGCGGGGAGGAAATCTGGCAAATGACAGTAACTTTTTCAAGGATGCAGGAAAGAAATTCGATGGAAAGACTGCAGAACTTGCAAAAGCCTGCGAGCGGCTGCATGGGATTAAGATGGAAAAAGACGATGTGGCTTATCAGCTGGAAATGTTTTCGTTTCTGCTTGTCGTACTGAGATTCTGGGAATCCGATGACGAATTCCCAGCGAGTTTGCAGGTGCTGGTGGACCGGAACATTCTGGAGTATATGCATTATGAGACGGTGATGTTTGCAATTGGACATTTGCTGGAGAGAGTGGGAGAAGAGATGGAGCGAAAGTAA
- a CDS encoding IS3 family transposase (programmed frameshift), whose amino-acid sequence MNYSPELKDALLRRMLPPNNESITKISREEGISEQTLRNWRDKARKEGYAAPGTDAVPDDWSTQDKFLVVVETASMNETELAEYARKKGLYIEQIKAWKDACMNANGGIAKEASRLNRELKDSEKERRKLEKELQRKEKALAEAAALLVLSKKAKCDLGGSRGRMISAPDRETAVLLIDEAIASGATCKKACDRLGITERTFYRWKKRKTDTDSYGDGRPSADHSDPANKISAEIRREIISICNRPEYASMAPCEIVPALADEGIYVASESTFYRVLREEKMLNHRGRSEAPKHNRPSTYSATAPNQVYMWDITYLNGPHKGMFYYLYLFSDLYDRSIVGWEVYEEESADCASSLIKRICLKQGRLTTEPLVLHSDNGSPMKGATMLATLYQLGITPSNSRPRVSNDNPYAESLFKTLKYRPNYQPKGFGTLEEAREWVSLFVKWYNHDHHHSGLKFLTPYQRRSGLSDKILAKRKEVYEAAKAEHPERWNGRATRDWSLPDTVYLNPDKMPEQLETEAEKTAVS is encoded by the exons ATGAACTATAGTCCAGAATTAAAGGATGCACTCCTTAGAAGGATGCTTCCACCAAACAATGAATCCATTACCAAGATTTCCAGGGAAGAAGGTATCTCTGAACAGACACTTCGTAACTGGCGGGATAAAGCCAGAAAGGAAGGTTATGCCGCTCCTGGTACAGATGCTGTCCCTGACGACTGGAGCACACAGGACAAATTTTTAGTTGTCGTTGAAACAGCAAGCATGAATGAGACGGAACTTGCTGAGTATGCCCGTAAAAAAGGACTTTATATTGAACAGATCAAAGCCTGGAAAGATGCCTGCATGAATGCAAATGGCGGTATCGCGAAGGAAGCTTCCCGGCTTAACCGTGAACTCAAGGATTCTGAAAAAGAACGCAGAAAACTTGAAAAAGAATTACAGCGCAAGGAAAAAGCTCTTGCGGAAGCGGCAGCTTTACTTGTACTGTCAAAAAAAGCAA AATGCGATCTGGGGGGATCCAGAGGACGAATGATCAGCGCCCCAGACCGCGAAACTGCTGTACTGCTGATCGATGAGGCCATTGCATCGGGGGCTACCTGCAAAAAGGCATGTGACCGTCTCGGGATCACGGAACGGACTTTCTACCGTTGGAAAAAACGAAAGACAGATACGGATTCCTATGGGGATGGACGTCCTTCAGCAGATCACTCGGATCCTGCAAATAAGATATCGGCAGAGATACGCCGGGAGATCATAAGTATCTGTAACAGGCCAGAATACGCAAGCATGGCACCATGTGAGATCGTTCCTGCATTAGCCGATGAGGGGATTTATGTTGCCTCTGAATCAACCTTTTACCGTGTATTGCGGGAAGAAAAAATGTTAAATCATCGTGGACGCAGCGAAGCACCAAAACACAACCGTCCATCTACATACAGCGCAACAGCTCCGAATCAGGTGTATATGTGGGATATCACTTATCTGAATGGACCACATAAAGGGATGTTTTATTACCTGTACCTTTTTTCAGACCTTTATGACCGTAGTATCGTTGGCTGGGAAGTCTACGAAGAAGAAAGTGCAGACTGTGCCAGCAGCTTGATCAAAAGGATCTGTCTGAAACAAGGCCGGCTCACTACAGAACCGTTAGTGTTACATTCTGATAACGGCTCACCCATGAAAGGGGCAACAATGCTGGCGACACTGTATCAGCTTGGAATCACCCCTTCAAACAGCAGACCGCGTGTGAGCAATGATAATCCATACGCCGAAAGCCTATTCAAAACGCTGAAGTATCGTCCGAATTATCAGCCCAAAGGATTTGGAACACTGGAAGAGGCACGGGAATGGGTCAGCCTGTTTGTAAAGTGGTATAACCACGATCACCATCACAGTGGGTTGAAGTTTCTTACTCCATACCAGCGCCGCAGCGGCTTGTCTGATAAGATACTGGCCAAACGCAAAGAGGTCTACGAAGCTGCCAAAGCAGAGCATCCAGAACGTTGGAATGGACGTGCAACCCGTGACTGGAGTCTTCCAGATACAGTGTATCTGAATCCGGATAAGATGCCGGAGCAGCTTGAAACAGAAGCTGAAAAGACTGCTGTATCATAA
- a CDS encoding DEAD/DEAH box helicase, whose amino-acid sequence MLYLQQIGRGLRKTDTKKNIIVIDVVDEYGAMIKACNMHTIFANSYYVPFGDIIKTDYTPGDMVVIDGLKERIERIMEVDINSFEEKYGDYLSQEQVAREYFVSTGTVTSWVKKKKIVPSVEYRFGNKSIYLFSPDDVEKYRKELNIKEHNDSTIKEDFFEFLEERDYSLSYKMPFLLAIVKHIDAIGDAKIEDVLDDYIAFYQDRLARGLQVDRSTCPYDEKMLKDRKAVQRNMLTNPFEKFERKRFLYYSKDLSVISMNHALFGQMKEEDWERVRRQMREDLRKYYDGMGGV is encoded by the coding sequence GTGCTCTATCTGCAGCAGATTGGAAGAGGACTGCGGAAAACGGATACAAAGAAAAATATTATCGTTATCGATGTGGTGGACGAGTATGGTGCAATGATCAAAGCCTGTAATATGCACACGATCTTTGCCAATTCATATTATGTGCCGTTTGGAGATATTATAAAAACAGATTATACACCCGGAGATATGGTTGTTATCGATGGGCTGAAAGAAAGAATTGAACGTATCATGGAAGTCGATATCAATTCTTTCGAGGAAAAATATGGCGATTATCTCAGTCAGGAACAGGTTGCCAGAGAATATTTCGTCAGTACTGGAACCGTGACAAGCTGGGTCAAAAAGAAAAAGATCGTGCCGAGTGTAGAATACCGGTTCGGCAACAAATCCATTTACCTGTTCAGTCCGGACGATGTCGAAAAATACCGGAAAGAATTAAACATCAAAGAACATAATGACAGTACGATCAAAGAAGATTTCTTTGAATTCCTGGAAGAAAGAGATTACTCACTTTCGTATAAAATGCCGTTCCTGCTGGCGATTGTGAAACATATAGATGCTATCGGAGACGCGAAAATAGAAGATGTTCTGGATGATTATATTGCCTTTTATCAGGACAGATTGGCCAGAGGACTCCAGGTGGATCGAAGCACCTGCCCGTATGATGAAAAAATGCTGAAAGACCGAAAAGCGGTGCAGAGAAATATGCTTACGAATCCATTTGAAAAATTTGAAAGAAAGAGATTTCTGTATTATTCGAAAGATTTGAGCGTGATTTCGATGAACCATGCGCTGTTTGGACAAATGAAAGAGGAAGACTGGGAAAGAGTGCGGAGACAGATGAGGGAAGATTTGCGGAAGTATTATGACGGGATGGGCGGAGTTTAA